Part of the Pseudomonas abietaniphila genome is shown below.
GCATCAATGACCTGCCGAATCTGGACGAAGTGCAGCGCACGGTGTTCGACGCCAGCTATCTGGTGATGGGGCTGGGCGATGTCTACCTCGGCGCGCCGGTCGCCACCCCGCTGGACCCACGTCATCGTCTGGTGACCACCAAGTACAACCCGGCGCGGACCTGGACCGCCGAAAACTCGGTCGGCATCGGCGGCGCCTACATGTGCGTCTACGGTATGGAAGGGCCCGGTGGTTATCAGTTCGTGGGGCGCACCCTGCAGATGTGGAACCGCTACCGCGCCGTCGAAGCGTTCGACGGCAAGCCGTGGCTGCTGCGCTTCTTTGACCAGATTCGGTTCTACCCGGTCAGCGCCGACGAGCTGCTGAAAATCCGCCGTGACTTTCCGCTCGGACGCTATCCGCTGCAGATCGAACACACCACGCTGAATCTCGCCGACTACCAGGCGTTTCTGGCAAAAGAAGCGGAGAGCATCGCAGCGTTCCGAAACCAGCAGCAAGGCGCGTTCAATGCCGAGCGCGAACGCTGGATCGCCAACGGGCAGGCCACGTTCGAAAGCGATGAAGCGGTCGCCGAAAGCGTCGAAGAAGCCGCTGTTCCCACCGGTCACCTGAGCGTCGACAGCCACATTGCGGGCAACCTCTGGCAGGTTCAGGTCAACGTGGGGCAGCGTGTCGAGGCAGGCGAGACGCTGGTGATTCTCGAATCGATGAAAATGGAAATCCCCCTGCTTGCCCCGGTTGCCGGTGTGGTTCAGGAGGTGCGCGTTCAGCCCGGCTCTGCCGTACGCGCGGGCCAGCGCGTGGTGGTGCTCGAAGCAGAGCACTGACAGCGAGGGCGGCGCTGATTAGGCGCCGCCCTTTCCTACGACCAACGTTCGGCAAGATCTGTAACAGATCCCTCTCTACAAAACGCGTTACATAGATATGCTTTTTTAGCCCTCAAGCACGACATAGTGCACCGCTCATTCCGTCATTACTGTCTTGCCATGAGCCACAGCGACAACGCCGCCACCCACAATCCGCCCGCCCTCCTCAACCACAAACAACTGGCCAGAATGCGCAACAGCGCCGTCGCACGGATGCTGGCGGGTTCGATATGGATTCTGAAAGCATGGCAACTGGACCTCGAATTCCCGCCCACAATTCACGCTTACCTTAATCAACGGCTTGCAGACGCCTTACGCGAAAGGCTTGGCCGGCCCATCGATCCGGACACATTGCATATCCATTTCACGACCGTAGAAAACCCAACCGTGGAGAACAACGGCGAGGAACAGTTCGATCTGCGCCTGTCCGTCCGCGACCTCGGCCGTGCCGTGCTCGATCCTCCGGCCTTTCTGGCGCTCAAGCGCTGCGCGGAGCCTGACCGACCGCTGCACGATGACTTCCCGCACTTCACGCTGGCCACGCTGTTTGCGCTGTTCATCAATGCGCACTGGACCCGTGACTACGAAGCGCTGGTGCAGCGGTTCTGGGAGCGGCATGGCGACACCTGGCAAATGCTCGCGACCCTGTCGTTTCTCGAAGCGCTGCGTCTGTCGCGGCGCCGCAAACGCATCAGCGAAGACGGCTACGTCCTCGCGCTGGACGCTGCGGGGTTCGAGTGGTTTCCAAAGACCTTGTCGGCACTGACCACCGAAAGGCGTACCCACCGCTCGGCAGTGCATCTGCTGACCCTCAACGACGAGCTCATCCCGGGCGTATTTCATCTGAGGTCCCGGTTCACGGGGCATTGCTACATTCACGTACTCGGCGCCCGCCCCCACTGCCACGAATACATCAGCGACGATGAGCCCTGGGATCAGGACGCCGTCATCAAAGCGCTAAACGCCTCACCCTGGCACCGAATGCACCTGGATCTTTCTCAGGCGCCGAACACACTAGGGCTGAGCGAGCCGGTGGAGGACCTCTTCACACAACTGAGGCAGGCCCATCGGCAATTTTCCATTGACCGGCTCACGACCAGCAGTCCTTTCGAATCTGGGGCACACGCTCCAGAGGACGAAGACGATGTGCTGATGGCGCCGATCCAGCCCGCGATGTCACTGGTCAGTGTGCTGGATCACTGGCATGGCGAACCGAAGATCCTCGACCGCATCCCCACACCGACGACTGTCGCGAACCGGATCATGGGCAATTGGCTCAAGGGGCTCGATGCCGCACTCCCCCATGACCTGGATCCCAAACACGTTTTCATCCGTTACCTGCGAGGCACCTCGACCACGCCGTGGGGCGATCCGCAGCGACCGCCCACCCACGTCGTCGTACCGAGTGAAACGCCGGTCAGTCTCAGTGAGGCACTGATCAGAAACTACCGGGAAGAACGCGCCAGCGGGTATACCGATGAGGGGGGGCGCTCGGTGGTGTACTTGGATGCAAGCGCCAAGGGCGTCTGGTCGCCCGAGGCAGAACTGTCGATCACACCCGCCAGTGTTGAAGCTCATATCGACAGCATTGAATTTCTTGACGTGATGGGCAGACGCCTCAAGCGTTTCTGGGGCAAGCAAGGCCCTGCCATTGAGCGTTCCCTGAAAAAAACCTTTATGGCGCAGGCGGTGTTGAGCCTGAAAAATGGCGAGCTTTCTCTATCAGCGTTCAACCTTTTGGTGACTGCGCTCGACGAGACTCAGCAAGATGTCGCGCAACGTCAGACTCGCTGTCACGCGCTGGGCTTTTACCTGAACGCAGGCTCTGTGACGGGAGCGGACGCGCCAGCCTGTGTCGGCCTGCTGCTGTTCCGCCACAAAAAACAGCCGACCGGCGTGCTTTATCAAGCAGGTCAGAAGCAGCCCTTCGTGGAGCTCGATGGCGCCAGGAACCTGGCTCAGCACCTGACCCACGCCGCGGCGGATGAACACTGGCGCAAGACGCTGCTCAACTACATGCCCCGCCGTTTTCACGAGCGCCTCGCTTATATCACCGCACTCTGGGGAGGTACCGTCCCTGTCCCTCCGCCGGTTTCCGACCTGCGCCCTTGGACCGAGCGGATTTACAACGAAGACGTGTACAAAACCCGGCAAGGTGGCGTCGCGGAACACGAGGTTGGCGGCTGTCCACTGGCGTTCATGGCCAGCGGGTTACGACAGAACGGCCACGATGACGCCGGAGACAGCATTGTCACGGATCGCGAGGTCGCGATACACCACTGGACGCAACAGGTGAGCCGATTGCAGCTGCTGCTGGCGCCGATGGCATTGCTGATGCCTGTCGCCGTCATTGCCTCGCTGACCGCGAGCGCCGCAAGCCTGGCGCTGAATGTTCAGGCCGCCAGTCTGCCGGGGCACCGCGCAGCCGAACGAAAGCAGGTCTTCTTCGCGGTCCTCAGCCTGGGCCTGTTGCAACTGGGGCCCGCAACGCCACGCCTGCTGCGGATGTTCACTCAACTCGCCACGCCTGCGAAGGCGATTGGCGTTGCACGCGCCCTGCCGTCCTCCCGAAGTTTCGGTGAGTGGCTAAGGGGCGCTACGCACTCGCGGAAAACCTACATGAGCACCTTCTTCAACGGCACAGGCCCGATGAAAACCTGGAGCCTGCTCGGCAGCGGCATGTTCGGCGTCGAGCCGGTCAGGGCGTGGAAACTGGGGCGCAAGTTTTTACTCTGGACATCGGATCGAAATCAGGCGCGCACGCTGGTGGTCAGCAGCCACGGTTATTACCTGCCCTGGACCCGCACCACGGCCATTCCCAATGGCACGGAACTGCGCACCTACGCGCCCCATGGCCAGACGCTGATCGATCCGACCTTGCACCGCGTTGCCAGCCAGAACGTTATCCCTTACTCGATGCTCAACACCACGCAGCCCGTGCCCGGCCCCAGCACCCCGCCTTTCTCGTCCTGGCTGGAAGCCGACACCCTGATGGCCGGAACCTCACTGCCGGGACGGATCAAGAACTACACCCTGGCAAAATTCCAGAGCGAGCACTACGAAAGCTATCGCTACATCGGCCACATCGTGCGCAACACTCAGCAATCGCCGCTGGCCGGACAATTACCCGCAACGCCCATGGACGTCCTGACGGTGCGCAATCGTTTCGGCATGACCAACCCGACCTTGCAGGACCTGTTCAACGAACTGAATCGCCATGGCATTCATTACGACAAAATTCTGCTGGTGCACTGCCGCTGCTCGGCAGTCAACTCGCTGCTCGGGCGAGTGCCCGACTTTCAAGCGCCGATCGGTAACGCGCCGATCAGCCCGTAGTTGCCGGCCATCAACCGATCAGTCGTTAACAGCAGCCTCCCATGGCGCAACAGGGTGGCCGCAGGCTAGCATGTCCCAATCTACGGACTTTTTACATTCAAGCGGACTGGTCATGCCCCTTCGTTCCACGCTCCACTCACAACGCTCCCTGCTGTTGACGTTGGTGATCCTTCTGGGGAGCGGCTTTCTGGCGACATCCTTGCTCAGCTATTTTGCTTCGCGAGATGCCATTCGAGACAGCATCGTCAACACCGAGCTGCCACTGACGTCGGACACGGTTTATTCCGAAATTCAGAAGGACCTGGTCCGCCCGGTGTTGATCTCATCGATGATGGCTCGCGACACCTTCGTGCGCGACTGGGTCGTGGCCGGCGAAAAAGACCCGCAGCAGATGACCCGTTACCTCAAGGAGGTCATGGATCACTACGGGGCCTACACGGCCTTCTTCGTCTCCAACCACAGCCTGACCTACTACCAGGCCAAAGGCATTCTGAAAAATATCAGCCCGGACGAGCCCCGTGATGTCTGGTACTACCGTGTGCGTGACATGGCCGATCCGTACGAGATCAATGTCGACCCGGACCTGGCGAACAAGGACAACCTGACCTTCTTCATCAACTACAAGGTCTTCGACTACAACGACAACTTCATCGGCGCCACAGGTGTGGGGCTGACCGTCGACGCCGTCATCAAGCTGATCGACCGCTACCAGCAGCGTTATCAACGCAGCGTGTACTTCGTCGACACCTTTGGTCGACTGGTCCTGACGGGCGCGCAAGGTGGTCCGGGCGGCGCGAAAATTGGTGAGGTCCTGCGCGACCTGCCCGACCTCAAAGCGCTCCAGCAGCAGATGCCGAAGCCGCAAAGCGGCAGCTACCAGTACGACTCGCCGGATGACGCGCACTTCCTTAACGTGCGCTACATCCCCGAGCTGAACTGGTACCTGTTCGTCGACAAGCGCGAAGATGGCGCGCTCAACGAGATTCGCCAGTCGCTGTACCTGAACCTGCTGATCTGTCTGGCCGTGATGGTGCTGGTGCTGTACCTGCTCAATCGGGTCATCCGCCGCTTCCAGGTGCGCATTGAAACCCAGGCCATGCTCGACAGCCTGACCGGCCTGCCCAACCGTCGCGGGTTCGACCGGATCGCCATGGATGCCATCGCAGATGCACGCCGCGAACACAAAGCGCTGTCGGCCATGCTGCTGGACCTGGATCACTTCAAGCGCCTGAACGACACCCACGGCCATCTGGCCGGTGATGAAGTGCTTACGGGGTTTGCGGATGATGTGCGACGTTGCCTGCGGGACACGGACATCATTTGCCGATGGGGCGGTGAGGAGTTCATCATCCTGCTCAGGGACACTAACAGCAGCGGTGCCCGACGCGTCGCCGAGAAAATTCGTCTGCTGGCCGAGCAGCATACCTACGTCTTCACAGGCGCTGCCCTGCAAGTCACGGTCAGCCTAGGCCTGACCGAATTGCATCCCGGCGACACCCTGCAAAGCCTGATTGCCCGTGCCGACCAGGCGCTCTACAGCGCCAAGCAGAACGGCCGTAATCGCGTCTGTACCGAGGTGGCAGAACCGGCATGAACCCGTCTGAATCAAGCCCCGACACCTGCCCCGTCTGCGGCATGAGCAATCGCTGCACGCTGGCTGATCCGCGCACCGTGGATCAGCCGTGCTGGTGCTTCACCGAAACCATTGACCCTGCCGTGCTGGCCGCTTTGCCGGAAGCCCTGCGCAACAAGGCATGCCTCTGTCCACGCTGCGCCGGCCTGGCTCAGGCCATCGAAACCGAACAGATTCAACGACCGGAATGATCCATAGACGGTCAAACAGGTCTCGAAAAACCTGTGGGAGCGAATTCATTCGCGATGTGGCGGGCAGCCGATATCGATGTGCTGGATGTACCGGCCCTTCGCGAATGAATTCGCTCCTACAGGTTCAACGACCTCCTGACCTGACGTAACATGCCCCACCCTCTTTGCACGCCAATCTGCCAATGCGCCTCGACCGCTTCCTCAGCAACCTCCCCCGCTTCAGTCGCAAGGACGTGCGTCTCGCGCTGCTCGCCGGACGGCTACAGGTCGATGGGCTGACGGTCAAAGACCCACTGCACGACGTGCGTGAATTCAGCCACGTCATGCTCGACGACGAAGTGCTGCAGGTGGGCAAGCCCGCGCGTTACTTCATGCTGCACAAACCACCGGGATGCGTCAGCGCTACCACCGATCCTCAGCACCCGACCGTGCTCGATCTTGTGCACGAGCCCGACAAGCACGACCTGCACATTGCCGGGCGCCTGGACTTCAACACCTCGGGGCTGATGCTGATCACCAACGACGGACAGTGGTCACGCCGTCTGACCCAGCCCGCCACCAAACTCCCGAAGGTTTACTACGTGGAAACCGAGCAGGACATCGGCGAGCATTACGTCCAGAAATTCGCCGAAGGCTTTTACTTCGCCTTCGAGGACCTGACCACGCTACCAGCCCGGTTGACGATCCTCGACCACCGCCGCGCACGACTGAGTATCGTCGAAGGTCGCTACCATCAGGTCAAACGCATGTTCGGCTTCTACGACAACAAGGTCGTGCGCCTGCATCGGGAGAGCATGGGCCCATTGGTCCTTGACCCGGCGCTGAGGCCCGGCCGGTACAGGCCGCTGACAGCTGAAGAGATTCAGCAGATCTGACGTCTTTCGACCGCCCGGCAGATCGTGTCGGACAATTCACGAACGGCACTTGCGGGTTACCACTTCCCCTGCTTGAATCCAATCGTCGGTCCACATGTGACCGGAGAGTCACGAACGCATTCTAAGAAACCTTTTGTCGTCGCGAGCGCCCTCATACGCCACGGTCGACAAACCGCCCGCCAATAACAATACCTGTCGGACAGATCGTCCCGTACCGACATGGGCCCTCTTTCAAGGCATTGCCTACCTGTCACGAGACTCGTGCAACGTGGTTGCGCGCACACCTGTTTTAACGTCAGGAGACATGGATATGAGGCCAGAAATCGCTGTGCTTGATATACAGGGCCAGTTTCGGGTTTACACGGAGTTCTATCGCGCAGATGCCGCAGAAAAGACCATCATCATGGTCAACGGCTCACTGGCCACTACTGCATCTTTCGCCCAGACCGTCCGCAACCTGCACCCGCAATTCAACGTGGTGCTCTACGACCAGCCCTACGCGGGCAAATCAAAGCCGCACAACCTCCATGAGAGACCGCTGACCAAAGAAATGGAAGGCCAGATCCTGCTGGAGCTGATCGACCACTTCAACGCCGAACACATCATGTCGTTTTCATGGGGTGGCGCGGCCGCGCTGGTGGCGCTGGCGCATCGACCCAAGCGCATTGAAAAGGCGGTGATCAGCTCGTTCTCGCCCGTCATCAACGAGCACATGCACGACTACCTCACCCGAGGCCAGCAACACCTGGGCGCCTTTGATCGTTTCGAAGTCGGCAACCTGATCAACAGCACCATCGGCAAACACCTGCCGTCGCTGTTCAAGCGCTTCAACTACAAACACGTCAGCTCTCTGGATCTGCACGAATACGCGCAGATGCACCACCACATCAACCATGTGCTCGATGCCAGCACGCACAACCAGATCAAGGCCGCCAAACGCATCAACGTGCCCGTGCTGTTCATGAACGGCGAATGGGACGAATACACCGCCGCCCCCGACGCACGACTGTTCGCCAATCACATCCGCGATTGCCACTTCACGACCATCAAAAGCGCCGGGCACTTCCTGGACATGGAACACAAAGCCGCGTGCCTGGACTCCCGGAACGCACTGCTGAGCTTCCTTACACCGGCACCTGAACCCAGCCGAAACCGCTACCGACAGGCACACACGCACCATGCATTTGCAATCTGACCGTGAAGGTCTCAAGGAACGGATTCATTCGCCAGCGCCCGCCTACCAGCCTTCGGCGAATGAATCCCGAACCTTCCCCCGCCGCCCCCGCCCCACCCACTGATTTCCACGCACCGCATTTAACGCTTCAATTCAGTGCCCGCTTCTGGTACAAAGTGACCCGCTGAAAGCGTCAAAAGCGGGTGTCGTATAATGGCATTACTCCAGCTTCCCAAGCTGATAACGAGGGTTCGATTCCCTTCACCCGCTCCAGCCTCTCAAACCCTCGCCTAAAAAACCTCCTCATACCTGATTTGATCTGCCGATTTGCAACTTCGCTTATCTTTGCGCTCGGTTGCCACTTTTTCAGATACCCCCAATCATTTCTTTTCGCTTCTTCAGATACCCCGCTCGCGCGTACGGTGGTGCCATCTGAAAGCAGCGGGCGAAGACGATGGAAAAGGTTCAGGTATTAGCCTCTCATACAGGCGCTTACGACCAGTCCCACAACACTAAATGGGGCATTGCGGCGGGGTTTTCGGCGAGTCTGGTGGGTATTGGTCTTGCCCGGTTTGCGTATACGCCTTTGCTGCCGGCGATCATTGATGCCGGGTGGTTTGATGCGTCGAAAGCGGCGTACCTGGGTGCGGCGAATCTGGCGGGGTATCT
Proteins encoded:
- a CDS encoding dermonecrotic toxin domain-containing protein — protein: MSHSDNAATHNPPALLNHKQLARMRNSAVARMLAGSIWILKAWQLDLEFPPTIHAYLNQRLADALRERLGRPIDPDTLHIHFTTVENPTVENNGEEQFDLRLSVRDLGRAVLDPPAFLALKRCAEPDRPLHDDFPHFTLATLFALFINAHWTRDYEALVQRFWERHGDTWQMLATLSFLEALRLSRRRKRISEDGYVLALDAAGFEWFPKTLSALTTERRTHRSAVHLLTLNDELIPGVFHLRSRFTGHCYIHVLGARPHCHEYISDDEPWDQDAVIKALNASPWHRMHLDLSQAPNTLGLSEPVEDLFTQLRQAHRQFSIDRLTTSSPFESGAHAPEDEDDVLMAPIQPAMSLVSVLDHWHGEPKILDRIPTPTTVANRIMGNWLKGLDAALPHDLDPKHVFIRYLRGTSTTPWGDPQRPPTHVVVPSETPVSLSEALIRNYREERASGYTDEGGRSVVYLDASAKGVWSPEAELSITPASVEAHIDSIEFLDVMGRRLKRFWGKQGPAIERSLKKTFMAQAVLSLKNGELSLSAFNLLVTALDETQQDVAQRQTRCHALGFYLNAGSVTGADAPACVGLLLFRHKKQPTGVLYQAGQKQPFVELDGARNLAQHLTHAAADEHWRKTLLNYMPRRFHERLAYITALWGGTVPVPPPVSDLRPWTERIYNEDVYKTRQGGVAEHEVGGCPLAFMASGLRQNGHDDAGDSIVTDREVAIHHWTQQVSRLQLLLAPMALLMPVAVIASLTASAASLALNVQAASLPGHRAAERKQVFFAVLSLGLLQLGPATPRLLRMFTQLATPAKAIGVARALPSSRSFGEWLRGATHSRKTYMSTFFNGTGPMKTWSLLGSGMFGVEPVRAWKLGRKFLLWTSDRNQARTLVVSSHGYYLPWTRTTAIPNGTELRTYAPHGQTLIDPTLHRVASQNVIPYSMLNTTQPVPGPSTPPFSSWLEADTLMAGTSLPGRIKNYTLAKFQSEHYESYRYIGHIVRNTQQSPLAGQLPATPMDVLTVRNRFGMTNPTLQDLFNELNRHGIHYDKILLVHCRCSAVNSLLGRVPDFQAPIGNAPISP
- a CDS encoding sensor domain-containing diguanylate cyclase: MPLRSTLHSQRSLLLTLVILLGSGFLATSLLSYFASRDAIRDSIVNTELPLTSDTVYSEIQKDLVRPVLISSMMARDTFVRDWVVAGEKDPQQMTRYLKEVMDHYGAYTAFFVSNHSLTYYQAKGILKNISPDEPRDVWYYRVRDMADPYEINVDPDLANKDNLTFFINYKVFDYNDNFIGATGVGLTVDAVIKLIDRYQQRYQRSVYFVDTFGRLVLTGAQGGPGGAKIGEVLRDLPDLKALQQQMPKPQSGSYQYDSPDDAHFLNVRYIPELNWYLFVDKREDGALNEIRQSLYLNLLICLAVMVLVLYLLNRVIRRFQVRIETQAMLDSLTGLPNRRGFDRIAMDAIADARREHKALSAMLLDLDHFKRLNDTHGHLAGDEVLTGFADDVRRCLRDTDIICRWGGEEFIILLRDTNSSGARRVAEKIRLLAEQHTYVFTGAALQVTVSLGLTELHPGDTLQSLIARADQALYSAKQNGRNRVCTEVAEPA
- a CDS encoding cysteine-rich CWC family protein: MNPSESSPDTCPVCGMSNRCTLADPRTVDQPCWCFTETIDPAVLAALPEALRNKACLCPRCAGLAQAIETEQIQRPE
- a CDS encoding pseudouridine synthase translates to MRLDRFLSNLPRFSRKDVRLALLAGRLQVDGLTVKDPLHDVREFSHVMLDDEVLQVGKPARYFMLHKPPGCVSATTDPQHPTVLDLVHEPDKHDLHIAGRLDFNTSGLMLITNDGQWSRRLTQPATKLPKVYYVETEQDIGEHYVQKFAEGFYFAFEDLTTLPARLTILDHRRARLSIVEGRYHQVKRMFGFYDNKVVRLHRESMGPLVLDPALRPGRYRPLTAEEIQQI
- a CDS encoding alpha/beta fold hydrolase yields the protein MRPEIAVLDIQGQFRVYTEFYRADAAEKTIIMVNGSLATTASFAQTVRNLHPQFNVVLYDQPYAGKSKPHNLHERPLTKEMEGQILLELIDHFNAEHIMSFSWGGAAALVALAHRPKRIEKAVISSFSPVINEHMHDYLTRGQQHLGAFDRFEVGNLINSTIGKHLPSLFKRFNYKHVSSLDLHEYAQMHHHINHVLDASTHNQIKAAKRINVPVLFMNGEWDEYTAAPDARLFANHIRDCHFTTIKSAGHFLDMEHKAACLDSRNALLSFLTPAPEPSRNRYRQAHTHHAFAI